GGTAGACTTCAAAACTATCGTGAATGACGTTAAGACGGGCAAATCTTACAATGTTGCCGTGTCGGGCCACCACGCGAACTCTCTGATTGGTAAAAACATCGGAGAGGTCGTCGACGGAATTTTCGTAGGGCTCCCCGGTTACAAGCTCAAGATCACAGGCGGAA
This DNA window, taken from Candidatus Cloacimonadota bacterium, encodes the following:
- a CDS encoding 30S ribosomal protein S6e (the function of this ribosomal subunit is unknown), with the translated sequence MVDFKTIVNDVKTGKSYNVAVSGHHANSLIGKNIGEVVDGIFVGLPGYKLKITGG